One window of the Rhodothermales bacterium genome contains the following:
- the rnr gene encoding ribonuclease R, translated as MARQKDERPTWSRPYMEKRILKLLRNHGDRAFRAKEITKRLDIIERADFLQARDLLEELADSGKVARLKGNRFGFRPPANIRAGTVRVHPDGFGFVTDDDGEEYFVKGRRMGTALDGDRVEIGLGAPARDGRKREAEVIQVLERGRKTAVGTFHRHGHFGVVAPDDKRMTRDIYVAREDWGGANEGDKVLVTIDRFENPKSVPEGRIVNVIGSANDAATRVLALAMSVGIDADFSEQALEEARAARLEITDADLREREDFRGENVFTIDPVDAKDFDDALHIRELQGGRVEVGVHIADVGHFVPEGSALDKDAYARGTSTYLVDRVIPMLPERLSGNLCSLRPNEDRLTYSCVFELDETAQILDYRITPSVIHSKARLTYEQAQAVITGEDSEAPSPVKDAILRLWALAEHLIRERFKDGSIDFDLPEVRVVLDEAGTVTDIVRKDRLPAHRLIEEFMLLANKTVARHVSKQRPRREFVYRTHDHPDKEKIQQLVGYVRGFGYQVRSEDGTIEPAELNRLIREARGKPEEPVIQTAALRAMAKARYSPDDSGHYGLGFRHYSHFTSPIRRYPDLIAHRELRKMRAGRPGPDYGALKAQCDHLSERERVADEAQRESVKLKQVEYMQQHLGDRFTGVISGVTRFGIFVELDAILVEGLVHVRDLADDYYEYDEPAFMLVGRTSGRRFKLGDPVTVTVAAANTETREIDFVLV; from the coding sequence GCTGCTGCGCAACCACGGGGACCGGGCATTCCGGGCAAAAGAGATCACGAAGCGGCTGGACATCATTGAGCGAGCCGATTTCCTGCAGGCTCGAGACCTGTTGGAGGAGCTGGCAGACTCAGGCAAAGTGGCCCGGCTAAAGGGCAACCGATTCGGATTCCGGCCGCCGGCCAACATCCGCGCCGGCACGGTGCGTGTGCACCCGGACGGGTTCGGCTTCGTTACGGACGACGACGGCGAGGAGTACTTCGTCAAGGGCCGCCGCATGGGCACCGCGCTCGACGGCGACCGGGTGGAGATCGGCCTTGGGGCACCTGCACGGGACGGTCGCAAGCGTGAGGCAGAGGTGATCCAGGTGCTCGAGCGGGGGCGCAAGACGGCTGTCGGCACGTTTCACCGACATGGCCATTTTGGCGTCGTCGCTCCCGACGACAAACGCATGACCCGCGACATCTACGTGGCGCGAGAGGACTGGGGCGGCGCCAACGAAGGCGACAAGGTCCTGGTGACCATCGACCGCTTTGAGAATCCGAAGAGTGTGCCCGAGGGACGCATCGTTAACGTCATTGGATCGGCTAACGATGCGGCCACGCGCGTGCTGGCGCTCGCCATGAGTGTTGGCATCGACGCCGACTTTTCGGAGCAGGCGCTCGAAGAAGCACGGGCGGCCCGCCTCGAAATCACGGACGCCGACCTCCGCGAGAGAGAAGACTTCCGCGGCGAGAACGTGTTCACGATCGACCCGGTGGATGCCAAGGATTTCGACGACGCCCTGCACATCCGCGAATTGCAAGGCGGCCGGGTCGAAGTCGGCGTGCACATCGCCGATGTCGGCCACTTCGTGCCGGAAGGAAGCGCACTCGACAAGGACGCCTACGCACGCGGCACCTCCACCTACCTGGTGGACCGCGTCATTCCCATGCTGCCGGAGCGCCTGTCCGGCAACCTCTGCTCGCTGCGTCCGAACGAAGACCGCCTTACCTACTCCTGCGTTTTCGAGCTTGATGAGACGGCACAGATCCTGGACTATCGCATCACGCCGAGCGTCATCCACTCCAAGGCGCGCCTCACCTACGAGCAGGCGCAGGCTGTGATCACGGGAGAGGACAGCGAGGCCCCATCGCCCGTCAAGGACGCCATCCTGAGGCTGTGGGCCCTGGCCGAGCACCTGATCCGGGAGCGGTTCAAGGACGGCTCAATCGACTTCGATCTACCCGAGGTACGCGTGGTCCTCGACGAAGCAGGCACGGTCACCGACATCGTGCGCAAGGACCGGCTGCCGGCGCATCGGCTGATCGAGGAGTTCATGCTGCTGGCCAACAAGACCGTGGCGCGCCACGTCTCGAAACAGAGGCCGCGGCGGGAATTTGTCTACCGCACGCACGATCACCCCGACAAGGAGAAGATCCAGCAACTGGTGGGCTACGTGCGAGGCTTCGGCTACCAGGTGCGCAGCGAGGACGGCACCATTGAGCCCGCGGAGCTCAACCGGCTGATCCGGGAAGCCCGCGGCAAACCCGAGGAGCCGGTCATCCAGACGGCCGCTTTACGGGCGATGGCCAAGGCGCGCTACTCACCGGACGACTCCGGGCACTACGGACTGGGCTTTCGACACTACTCCCATTTCACGAGCCCGATCAGGCGCTATCCGGACCTCATCGCCCATCGGGAGTTGCGGAAAATGCGCGCAGGAAGGCCGGGACCTGACTACGGCGCTCTGAAGGCGCAGTGCGATCACCTGTCGGAGCGCGAGCGGGTGGCCGATGAGGCCCAGCGCGAGTCCGTGAAGCTGAAACAGGTTGAGTACATGCAGCAGCATCTTGGAGACCGGTTCACCGGCGTCATCTCCGGCGTGACGCGATTTGGCATTTTCGTGGAGCTCGACGCCATTTTGGTCGAGGGTCTGGTTCATGTTCGCGACCTGGCGGACGATTACTATGAGTACGACGAACCGGCATTCATGCTGGTGGGTCGGACCTCAGGGCGCCGGTTCAAACTGGGCGATCCCGTAACAGTGACGGTTGCCGCCGCCAATACGGAGACGCGCGAGATTGATTTCGTGCTGGTCTGA
- a CDS encoding ABC transporter ATP-binding protein produces the protein MIYVEQLSKRYDGRTVLEVPHWRVEPGEIVGLVGSNGAGKTTFLRLLLDLIEPDTGMVHIDGQPVTNPRWKSFTGSFLDQRFLIDYLSSGEFLDFIRAIYGLSRVEADKALEPFRAFLPMNGDAGKYLRDLSTGNAKKVGITAAMFFGPRLMVLDEPFANLDPPSQLKLKHLLKKAHEETGATMLISSHDLVHVTDLCSRITLIDRGRVVKDAPTSAQTLHELRDFFAGT, from the coding sequence ATGATCTACGTAGAACAGCTCAGCAAACGCTATGACGGGCGGACCGTGCTCGAAGTGCCTCACTGGCGCGTCGAGCCGGGCGAAATCGTCGGGCTGGTGGGCTCCAATGGTGCCGGGAAGACCACCTTCCTGCGCCTGCTTCTGGATCTGATCGAGCCCGACACGGGGATGGTCCATATTGACGGGCAGCCCGTCACGAACCCCCGCTGGAAGTCGTTCACGGGTTCATTCCTGGATCAGCGCTTTCTGATCGACTACCTGTCAAGCGGCGAGTTTCTGGACTTTATCCGGGCGATCTACGGACTGAGCCGCGTCGAAGCCGACAAGGCATTGGAACCATTTCGCGCATTTCTGCCCATGAACGGCGATGCCGGCAAGTATCTGCGCGATCTTTCCACCGGCAATGCCAAGAAGGTGGGCATCACGGCTGCCATGTTTTTTGGCCCGCGCCTGATGGTGCTGGATGAGCCGTTTGCCAATCTCGACCCTCCCTCCCAGCTCAAGCTGAAGCACCTGCTCAAGAAGGCCCATGAGGAAACGGGGGCGACCATGCTCATCTCGAGCCACGACCTGGTGCATGTCACCGATCTGTGCTCGCGGATCACGCTCATCGACAGAGGACGCGTGGTCAAGGACGCGCCCACGAGCGCCCAGACGCTGCACGAGCTGCGCGACTTTTTTGCGGGCACATGA
- a CDS encoding RNA pseudouridine synthase, which yields MTPEVVHLDNHLLVVVKPAGMLSQEDSTGDVDVVSWAKGYLKERFNKPGNVFVGLVHRLDRPASGLMVLARTSKAAGRLAEAFKARRVEKRYLALVEGFPSDSGRAEDHLLKEKRGVKVVKPGRTGAKRAVLTWRLLGAMRGQALVEVELETGRAHQIRAQLAHRGFPLVGDLRYGAKQEFDGRNLALHAYQLGLEHPVRREPVAWTSPPDRRWPDWARGLVS from the coding sequence GTGACGCCTGAGGTCGTGCATCTCGACAACCACCTCCTGGTGGTGGTCAAGCCCGCAGGCATGCTGTCCCAGGAGGATTCCACGGGCGATGTGGATGTGGTGTCCTGGGCCAAGGGCTACCTGAAGGAGCGGTTCAACAAGCCCGGCAACGTGTTCGTGGGACTGGTGCACCGGCTCGACCGCCCCGCCTCAGGGCTCATGGTCCTGGCGCGCACATCCAAGGCGGCCGGCAGACTTGCGGAAGCCTTCAAGGCGCGCCGGGTGGAGAAGCGCTATCTGGCGCTGGTGGAGGGGTTTCCGTCGGACTCAGGCCGGGCAGAGGATCATCTGCTCAAGGAGAAGCGGGGCGTCAAGGTGGTGAAGCCAGGGCGAACCGGGGCCAAACGAGCCGTGCTCACCTGGCGACTCCTCGGGGCGATGCGCGGGCAGGCCCTCGTGGAGGTGGAGTTGGAAACCGGCCGAGCCCATCAGATCCGCGCGCAGTTGGCGCATCGGGGTTTTCCGCTGGTCGGGGATTTGCGGTACGGCGCAAAACAGGAATTTGACGGGCGGAACCTGGCGCTTCACGCGTACCAGCTGGGGCTGGAGCATCCGGTGCGTCGGGAGCCTGTGGCGTGGACGTCCCCTCCGGATCGACGGTGGCCGGACTGGGCGCGCGGGCTGGTGAGCTAG
- a CDS encoding MmcQ/YjbR family DNA-binding protein, with translation MTFDAFHEFVHSLPDVTEGTPFGPNVLVFKVGGKMFALIGLDEVEPYVNLKCDPERAVELREEYLNVRPGYHMNKTHWNSVDLRGDVPGALIRELIVHSWELVVGSLPRKERDRIEVLRDA, from the coding sequence ATGACCTTCGACGCCTTCCACGAATTCGTGCACTCGCTCCCAGACGTGACCGAGGGCACGCCGTTTGGGCCCAACGTGCTCGTATTCAAGGTCGGGGGCAAGATGTTCGCGCTTATCGGACTCGATGAGGTGGAGCCGTACGTCAATCTCAAGTGCGATCCCGAGCGTGCCGTGGAATTGCGCGAAGAGTACCTGAACGTGCGACCCGGGTACCACATGAACAAGACGCACTGGAACTCCGTGGACCTGCGGGGAGACGTGCCCGGAGCGCTCATTCGCGAGTTGATTGTTCATTCATGGGAGCTCGTCGTCGGGTCTCTGCCACGGAAGGAGCGGGACCGCATCGAGGTGCTGCGTGACGCCTGA
- a CDS encoding alpha/beta fold hydrolase, whose protein sequence is MSELKPVPQSNPVSEFGKGAFRRFAAREVFPQPEVIRTRYPLVLMHGFGLIASLRRGGHMHSEAMHLRRHGVLAYAPNVTPYHTIPFRAERWGELVDRVLTETGADKVNLIAHSMGGLDARYLISRLGYHDRVASLLTIAAPHRGSALADIILESPERVQAIMTDAARWVSDATMEGMPADFHRAVCDLSPGYVTEQFNPDVPDRADVRYWSWSAGAGRGTDVSINPVLAPLNLLLYPRQGVNDGFVSKESAVWGECLGTLQADHAQQIGIGRSLGSKFDSLGFFVDQARMLAQEGF, encoded by the coding sequence ATGTCAGAGCTTAAACCAGTCCCACAGAGCAACCCTGTTTCCGAGTTCGGCAAAGGCGCATTCAGGCGTTTTGCCGCCCGGGAGGTGTTTCCTCAGCCCGAGGTGATCCGCACCCGGTACCCGCTCGTGCTGATGCATGGATTCGGTCTGATCGCGTCGCTCAGGCGCGGCGGACACATGCACTCGGAGGCGATGCACCTGCGGCGTCATGGCGTGCTGGCGTACGCGCCGAACGTCACGCCCTACCACACGATTCCGTTCCGCGCCGAGCGCTGGGGGGAACTGGTAGACCGAGTCCTCACGGAGACGGGTGCGGACAAGGTCAACCTCATCGCCCATTCTATGGGAGGTCTGGATGCCCGCTACCTGATTTCACGACTTGGCTATCACGACCGCGTAGCCAGCCTTCTCACCATTGCCGCCCCGCATCGTGGCTCCGCGCTGGCTGACATCATTCTCGAGTCTCCCGAACGGGTGCAGGCCATCATGACGGACGCTGCGCGCTGGGTCAGTGATGCCACGATGGAGGGCATGCCTGCAGACTTCCACCGAGCCGTGTGCGACCTGAGTCCAGGCTACGTGACCGAGCAGTTCAACCCGGACGTGCCGGATCGTGCGGATGTGCGGTACTGGTCCTGGTCCGCCGGCGCCGGACGCGGTACGGATGTGTCCATCAACCCGGTCCTGGCCCCGCTGAACCTGCTGCTCTACCCGCGACAGGGCGTCAATGACGGGTTTGTCTCGAAGGAAAGCGCCGTTTGGGGCGAGTGCCTGGGTACACTGCAGGCCGATCACGCTCAGCAGATCGGCATCGGCCGCTCGCTGGGCAGTAAGTTCGACTCCCTGGGTTTCTTTGTCGATCAAGCCCGCATGCTGGCCCAGGAGGGTTTCTGA
- a CDS encoding amidohydrolase yields MRFLPLFALLLAGCAAGPGPDLILYNGDFWTGNPDQPHATALAIDEGSIVAVGDDGLVEMGGSDTRVIDLGGRFAVPGFNDTHVHAQSAARFLEFNVMQAGSQEEFQERVQGVVDGLAAGEWILGGFWGAYDDWASGSAGGDSRQRFTPDIAAVETLTAEHPMFIRRFDNSEFAANRAALDAAGIDVENPSAPGVTFETDASGHATGIMTGSGVRALFADAVPDGFSLQRRMDQTRNALRVAASYGVTSFSDMSDDEQLEIYRALRETDELSMRVHFRYFLGRWQELAAQGIEVGHGDEWIRLGALKGHIDGIMGTSSARFFQPYENQPGNYGRWRQLMVDEQGQFVEGQFLGYMARADSANLQLSIHAIGDEANSLLMDYLEELNRLNGDAERRFRLVHAQVIDPREFDRLGRLGVIAEVQPYHLADDMRWMEERIGYERSKGAYAFRSLDEGGGVLAFGSDWPGTSASEYPINPIYGLYAAVTRQTLAGTPEGGWFPEEKIDLETALRAYTWGGAYSTFEEDIKGTLEEGKLADVAVLSDDLFETSAEDWLETDVVLTVVGGKVVHDELR; encoded by the coding sequence ATGCGCTTCCTCCCGCTGTTCGCACTGCTCCTCGCCGGTTGTGCTGCCGGCCCGGGTCCCGATCTCATCCTGTACAACGGCGACTTCTGGACGGGCAACCCGGATCAGCCGCACGCCACCGCCCTCGCCATTGATGAGGGATCCATTGTCGCGGTAGGCGATGACGGTCTGGTGGAGATGGGCGGTTCCGACACTCGGGTGATTGACCTGGGTGGACGGTTCGCCGTGCCTGGGTTCAACGACACGCACGTGCACGCGCAGTCCGCCGCGCGCTTTCTGGAATTCAACGTCATGCAGGCCGGCAGTCAGGAGGAATTCCAGGAACGGGTCCAGGGCGTGGTCGATGGGCTTGCTGCCGGAGAGTGGATCCTGGGTGGCTTCTGGGGCGCCTATGACGACTGGGCCTCAGGCAGTGCGGGGGGCGACTCCAGGCAACGATTCACACCGGACATCGCAGCCGTGGAGACGCTCACGGCAGAGCACCCCATGTTTATCCGCCGCTTTGACAATTCTGAGTTTGCCGCGAATCGAGCCGCCCTGGACGCCGCCGGTATCGATGTCGAGAATCCTTCGGCACCGGGCGTGACTTTCGAAACCGACGCGAGCGGCCATGCGACAGGAATCATGACCGGATCGGGGGTGCGGGCGTTGTTTGCCGACGCCGTGCCTGACGGGTTTTCCCTGCAGCGGCGCATGGATCAGACCCGCAACGCGCTGCGGGTAGCCGCCTCATACGGGGTGACCAGTTTCAGCGACATGTCGGACGATGAGCAGCTCGAAATCTATCGGGCGCTCCGCGAGACCGACGAACTCTCGATGCGGGTTCATTTCCGCTATTTCCTGGGTCGCTGGCAGGAGCTGGCCGCGCAGGGCATCGAGGTCGGTCACGGCGACGAATGGATCCGGCTCGGTGCCCTCAAGGGCCACATAGACGGCATCATGGGAACGTCCAGCGCCCGGTTCTTTCAGCCGTACGAAAACCAGCCCGGCAACTACGGGCGGTGGCGTCAGCTCATGGTCGATGAGCAGGGGCAGTTTGTCGAAGGTCAATTCCTGGGGTACATGGCGCGAGCGGACTCCGCGAATCTGCAGCTTTCGATCCATGCCATCGGCGATGAGGCCAACAGCCTGCTGATGGACTACCTGGAAGAGTTGAATCGATTGAACGGCGATGCGGAGCGCCGCTTCCGGCTGGTGCACGCCCAGGTGATCGATCCGCGGGAGTTCGACCGGCTGGGCCGGCTCGGTGTGATCGCCGAGGTGCAGCCGTACCACCTGGCCGACGACATGCGCTGGATGGAGGAACGCATCGGCTACGAGCGCTCGAAGGGCGCCTACGCCTTCCGCTCACTGGATGAGGGTGGCGGCGTGCTGGCGTTCGGCTCGGACTGGCCGGGGACCTCGGCCAGCGAATACCCCATCAACCCCATCTATGGCCTCTACGCTGCGGTCACCCGGCAGACCCTGGCCGGCACGCCGGAGGGAGGCTGGTTTCCCGAAGAGAAAATCGACCTGGAGACTGCGCTCCGGGCCTACACATGGGGCGGGGCGTATTCGACCTTCGAGGAAGACATCAAAGGCACCCTGGAAGAAGGCAAACTGGCCGATGTGGCCGTGCTCAGCGACGACCTGTTTGAGACGTCGGCCGAGGACTGGCTGGAGACCGATGTCGTGCTGACCGTCGTGGGCGGCAAGGTGGTGCACGACGAGCTGCGGTAG
- a CDS encoding ABC transporter ATP-binding protein has product MLSAEQVTVSLSERRILHGVDLDVGAGEWVGIVGPNGAGKTTLIRALGGLIPFDGQVTLDGRPIQAWPSRERARRIALVSQTVTLAFDFTVRDLVLLGRSPHHGWLEPLGRADHEHASRALESVDLAGFEDRSVLTLSGGERRRALLAQALAQDAPVLLLDEPTSHLDVQHQFAFMSCVRDLVDAGRSVVGVFHNLELAARFSDRILVLQSGKVAAHGLPAEALSQEVIRTVFSMAAEISEEDGRLRIDYRDRVKI; this is encoded by the coding sequence ATGCTCTCCGCCGAACAGGTCACCGTTTCACTCTCCGAACGCCGCATTCTGCACGGCGTGGACCTGGACGTGGGTGCCGGAGAATGGGTCGGCATCGTCGGACCCAACGGTGCCGGCAAGACCACGCTGATCCGAGCGCTGGGCGGACTCATTCCTTTCGATGGCCAGGTGACTCTGGACGGAAGGCCGATTCAGGCCTGGCCGTCCAGGGAGCGTGCCAGGCGCATCGCGCTCGTCTCGCAGACCGTCACCCTGGCGTTTGACTTCACGGTCCGGGATTTGGTATTGCTCGGCCGCTCACCCCATCACGGCTGGCTGGAGCCGCTGGGTCGCGCGGATCACGAGCATGCATCGCGGGCACTTGAAAGTGTGGACCTGGCCGGTTTCGAAGATCGGTCGGTCTTGACGCTGTCCGGAGGTGAACGGAGACGTGCCTTGCTGGCACAGGCGCTGGCGCAGGATGCGCCGGTGCTGCTCCTGGATGAGCCTACCTCGCATCTTGATGTACAACATCAGTTCGCCTTCATGTCATGCGTGCGCGATCTGGTCGATGCGGGGCGTAGCGTCGTCGGCGTCTTCCACAATCTGGAACTGGCGGCGCGGTTCTCGGACCGGATCCTTGTCCTGCAGTCCGGAAAGGTCGCCGCTCACGGTCTGCCGGCCGAGGCGCTTTCTCAGGAAGTCATCAGAACCGTGTTCTCGATGGCGGCCGAAATAAGCGAAGAAGACGGACGACTGCGCATCGATTATCGGGATCGTGTTAAAATATGA
- a CDS encoding TetR/AcrR family transcriptional regulator, with protein sequence MEERKRPLIAGQQRAVDTQRRIVEAATRAFSEHGFESASVRRIAEAAGVRHQVIAYHFGSKMDLFLEVLEEGFNALRFLGGAFVFDDEFDPVEQFTEHLRTLFRFVVDHPQIIRIIHQENLTGADRVAAFLPRLEEFRDFTREYAREVQRHGIAAHVPAENLHMMFLAIVNQLVVSPVLVGISQEDRYAFLDSHAVAVTQLFVGAAQQ encoded by the coding sequence ATGGAAGAGCGGAAACGTCCCCTGATAGCCGGACAGCAGCGAGCCGTAGACACCCAGCGCCGTATTGTCGAGGCCGCCACCAGGGCGTTCTCCGAACATGGATTCGAGTCGGCCTCTGTGCGACGGATCGCTGAGGCCGCGGGGGTTCGACATCAGGTGATTGCCTACCACTTCGGGTCCAAGATGGACCTGTTTTTGGAAGTGCTCGAGGAGGGCTTCAACGCCCTGCGTTTTCTGGGCGGTGCCTTTGTCTTCGACGACGAATTCGATCCGGTCGAGCAGTTCACGGAGCACCTGCGCACGCTGTTTCGATTCGTGGTGGACCACCCCCAGATCATCCGCATCATTCACCAGGAGAACCTGACCGGGGCGGATCGAGTGGCTGCCTTCCTGCCCCGCCTCGAGGAGTTCCGGGACTTCACCCGAGAGTACGCGCGAGAAGTCCAGCGCCACGGCATCGCCGCCCACGTGCCAGCGGAGAACCTTCACATGATGTTTCTGGCCATCGTGAACCAACTGGTCGTCTCCCCCGTTTTGGTCGGCATTTCCCAGGAGGACCGATACGCGTTCCTCGACAGCCATGCGGTCGCCGTTACCCAACTCTTTGTCGGGGCCGCTCAGCAGTAG
- a CDS encoding cob(I)yrinic acid a,c-diamide adenosyltransferase — MKVYTRTGDDGTTGLFGGDRVRKDHARITAYGTVDEANAFVGMARAEGSKDRLGKLLERIQAELFVVGADLATPSSARPSVPRISDDEIQAMERDIDALEADLDPLKTFILPGGCKRAAALHAARTIARRAEREVVAAMESEPIDGRVAVYLNRLSDFLFVAARWANHSEDVPDTPWTP; from the coding sequence ATGAAGGTCTATACCCGAACGGGTGACGACGGCACCACGGGTCTCTTTGGCGGCGACCGGGTTCGCAAGGACCACGCACGCATCACCGCCTACGGCACGGTAGACGAAGCCAATGCCTTCGTCGGCATGGCCCGCGCCGAAGGATCCAAAGACCGTCTCGGCAAGCTCCTCGAACGTATCCAGGCAGAACTCTTCGTGGTCGGCGCCGACCTGGCGACGCCGTCGAGCGCCCGCCCATCAGTCCCCAGGATTTCCGACGATGAGATCCAGGCGATGGAACGCGACATCGATGCGCTCGAGGCAGATCTCGATCCGCTGAAGACATTCATCCTGCCCGGAGGCTGCAAACGGGCTGCTGCCCTGCACGCGGCGCGCACGATTGCACGCCGCGCCGAGCGGGAAGTAGTCGCCGCCATGGAAAGCGAGCCCATCGACGGCCGGGTAGCCGTCTATTTGAACAGGCTCTCCGACTTCCTGTTTGTCGCTGCTCGCTGGGCCAACCACAGCGAAGACGTGCCGGACACACCGTGGACCCCGTAG
- a CDS encoding tetratricopeptide repeat protein, whose amino-acid sequence MDPVAPLSKGKRRLFIALTALIPLLFFVLLESGLRLAGYGASYPLFQPVPGVEQFRIQNREVARRYFAQQERVPGSIGDAFLAEKTPETWRLFVQGGSSAAGYPYYYGGSFSRMLEQRLQQTYPDRSVEVVNTAMAAVNSYTLLDLADEIRAEGPDAVLIYAGHNEFYGALGIGSAESLGQSRTVIRWYLRLQNWRTVQLLRSVLGSAAGLVVEAPDGPPGATLMERMVGEQEIPIDSDVYEAGIAQFRDNLRRLLAVYEGIPVYLATVASNERDHAPFMSAPERDPEAWRARLAAAVSLPDSLAAPSLRAMGSEDAVAADVHFLLGRSLDRLEQFEEARTAYRTAKDRDRLRFRASEDINAVIREEAASAGAVVVDVQEVLAAASPGGVIDGSLMLEHLHPNAEGYFLMADAFYNTIVRTQGGGRFVPPETARDELLITPIDSLFGQYRVMQLMGSWPFEAPGTTWTDTLRATTATEDIAIRLFRGEISWFEATNALMNLQRQEQDWHGALRTALAQIQQYPFLPAPYAAAGEILLRQRRSTEALAYFDAALELEESAQVRAVIGDVHAALGRHELALEAYLVATRLDATNADYVLKLGRSHALLGDTLAAATALEAYLNRQPDDERVQRVLAAIRARQ is encoded by the coding sequence GTGGACCCCGTAGCACCCCTTTCCAAGGGCAAGCGGCGCCTCTTCATCGCACTCACGGCGCTGATCCCGCTCCTGTTTTTCGTCTTGCTGGAGTCCGGTCTGCGGCTCGCCGGGTACGGCGCCTCGTATCCCCTCTTCCAGCCGGTCCCGGGCGTCGAGCAGTTTCGCATCCAGAACCGCGAAGTGGCCCGGCGCTATTTCGCGCAGCAAGAGCGCGTGCCGGGCAGCATCGGTGATGCCTTCCTGGCGGAGAAAACCCCGGAAACCTGGCGACTCTTCGTTCAGGGAGGCTCTTCCGCGGCCGGCTACCCCTACTACTACGGCGGCAGTTTCTCCCGCATGCTGGAGCAGCGACTTCAGCAGACCTACCCCGATCGCAGCGTGGAGGTGGTCAACACCGCCATGGCCGCCGTAAACAGCTATACGCTGCTTGATCTGGCGGATGAGATCCGTGCCGAGGGACCGGACGCCGTGCTCATCTACGCCGGTCACAACGAGTTCTACGGTGCGCTCGGGATAGGCTCGGCGGAATCGTTGGGGCAAAGCCGCACGGTAATTCGCTGGTACCTTCGCCTGCAGAACTGGCGCACCGTTCAGCTGCTGCGGAGCGTTCTGGGTTCGGCAGCCGGTCTGGTAGTCGAGGCCCCAGACGGTCCACCCGGCGCCACGCTCATGGAGCGCATGGTCGGTGAGCAGGAAATTCCCATCGACAGTGATGTCTACGAGGCGGGGATCGCGCAATTCCGGGACAATCTTCGGCGACTGCTGGCGGTCTATGAGGGCATTCCGGTGTATCTGGCCACGGTGGCCAGCAACGAGCGCGACCACGCGCCCTTCATGTCCGCGCCGGAGCGTGATCCGGAGGCCTGGCGGGCGCGTCTGGCCGCGGCCGTTTCCCTGCCGGACAGCCTGGCCGCTCCAAGCCTTCGGGCGATGGGTTCTGAGGACGCGGTGGCCGCAGATGTGCATTTCCTGCTCGGGCGCTCCCTCGACCGCCTGGAACAGTTTGAGGAGGCACGTACTGCCTACCGCACCGCCAAGGACCGGGACCGACTGCGCTTCAGGGCTTCCGAGGACATCAATGCCGTCATTCGCGAGGAGGCCGCCTCGGCCGGGGCCGTCGTGGTCGACGTGCAGGAAGTGCTCGCGGCCGCATCGCCCGGAGGAGTGATTGACGGATCGCTGATGCTCGAGCACCTGCACCCCAACGCCGAGGGCTATTTCCTGATGGCGGACGCGTTCTACAACACGATTGTGCGCACGCAGGGTGGCGGGCGATTTGTGCCACCGGAGACCGCCCGGGACGAGCTGCTGATTACGCCGATTGACTCGCTGTTCGGTCAGTATCGGGTGATGCAGCTGATGGGCAGTTGGCCGTTCGAAGCACCCGGCACGACGTGGACGGACACCCTTCGGGCCACCACCGCCACGGAAGACATTGCGATTCGCCTCTTTCGCGGGGAGATTTCATGGTTCGAGGCGACGAATGCGCTGATGAATCTGCAGCGCCAGGAGCAGGATTGGCACGGCGCGCTCCGGACCGCCCTTGCCCAGATCCAGCAGTACCCGTTCCTGCCCGCGCCGTACGCGGCGGCGGGTGAGATTCTGCTGCGCCAGCGACGCTCTACCGAGGCGCTCGCGTACTTCGATGCTGCCCTCGAATTGGAAGAGTCGGCTCAAGTCCGGGCTGTGATCGGCGATGTGCATGCTGCCTTGGGCCGGCATGAGCTCGCGCTGGAGGCCTATCTCGTCGCTACGCGACTCGACGCCACGAACGCGGACTACGTGCTGAAGCTCGGCCGCTCCCATGCGCTCCTGGGCGACACGCTAGCGGCGGCCACGGCGCTGGAGGCCTACCTGAACCGGCAGCCTGACGACGAGCGGGTGCAGCGCGTGCTCGCGGCCATCCGGGCCCGGCAGTAG